The following coding sequences lie in one Heyndrickxia oleronia genomic window:
- a CDS encoding NAD(P)/FAD-dependent oxidoreductase, which yields METDVLIIGAGPAGLVAAFETVSRGLDVVMIDESSNLGGQLVQQTQMLSLLPSQFSPMRGFELAELLISQLNEYPVKILLNHTFVGLYQDGSIGVSDGNNVFSITARKVIVTTGAAERAVPFKKWTLPGVMTIGAAQTLINRNFVVPGKKAVICGSSDFALDVAIQLKQVGVEIEGIIEKSNKLTALNQDKIERMTEEHIPYYLHSFITEVKGNGQVEEVYVQLDQEIKTFHADLVCVDGGRKPITEVFYQLDCTFSYQEKLGGWVPHYNERLQSSQNRVYLGGNAAGVSFHGVILLTGMIAGISVCEDLGALEIDEANSLRDSLFKEIKIIESKQDPHLWIERMTHIENFLHPQLKDQFIS from the coding sequence ATGGAAACTGATGTACTCATTATCGGTGCGGGTCCTGCAGGATTAGTGGCAGCATTTGAGACTGTATCGAGAGGATTAGATGTTGTTATGATTGATGAATCTAGTAATCTTGGTGGACAGCTGGTCCAACAAACCCAGATGCTATCCCTTTTACCATCGCAATTTTCACCAATGAGAGGCTTTGAATTAGCCGAGTTATTAATCAGTCAATTAAATGAATATCCCGTGAAAATACTATTAAATCATACATTTGTAGGATTATATCAGGATGGAAGTATTGGTGTATCCGATGGCAATAATGTTTTTTCAATAACTGCAAGGAAAGTCATTGTAACAACAGGTGCTGCTGAACGGGCTGTTCCTTTTAAGAAATGGACGTTACCAGGCGTGATGACGATTGGTGCAGCACAAACGTTAATCAATCGAAATTTTGTCGTCCCTGGAAAAAAGGCAGTCATTTGCGGTTCAAGTGATTTTGCTTTAGATGTAGCGATTCAATTGAAACAAGTTGGCGTCGAAATAGAAGGAATCATTGAGAAATCCAATAAACTAACAGCACTCAATCAAGACAAAATAGAAAGAATGACAGAAGAACATATTCCTTATTATCTCCATTCCTTTATTACTGAGGTAAAAGGAAATGGTCAGGTTGAAGAGGTTTATGTGCAGCTTGATCAGGAAATAAAAACATTCCATGCAGATCTTGTTTGTGTAGATGGTGGGAGAAAACCGATTACAGAAGTATTTTACCAATTGGATTGTACGTTTAGCTACCAGGAAAAGCTTGGGGGATGGGTCCCTCATTATAATGAACGCCTCCAATCCAGTCAAAATAGGGTCTATCTAGGTGGAAATGCTGCCGGAGTATCGTTTCATGGTGTCATTCTATTAACCGGAATGATTGCCGGAATTAGTGTGTGTGAGGATCTTGGTGCTTTGGAGATTGATGAAGCCAATAGCTTAAGAGATTCATTATTTAAGGAGATAAA
- a CDS encoding (2Fe-2S)-binding protein: MHINNHPILGERLHDPVTIYFNGNPLRAYKQQTVAAALIANGVKKFGESRKLMQARGLFCSRGRCCSCYMTVNGEDHVRTCMKMVEDEMEIFPNMGDPDVRRDSHGN, encoded by the coding sequence ATGCATATCAACAATCATCCAATATTGGGAGAGCGTTTACACGATCCCGTTACCATTTATTTTAATGGAAATCCACTCCGTGCCTATAAACAACAGACTGTCGCTGCTGCATTAATCGCGAATGGGGTAAAAAAATTCGGGGAAAGTCGAAAGCTTATGCAGGCGAGAGGTTTATTTTGTTCCCGTGGCAGATGCTGTAGCTGCTATATGACAGTGAACGGCGAAGACCATGTTCGAACGTGTATGAAAATGGTTGAGGATGAAATGGAGATATTCCCGAATATGGGGGATCCAGATGTAAGGAGAGATAGCCATGGAAACTGA
- a CDS encoding ABC transporter ATP-binding protein, with amino-acid sequence MTVTTNDDTKKEHETLLEIEGLKKYFPISTGFFGKTKQYVKAVDGIDLIVKKGETLGIVGESGCGKSTTGNTILRLLEPTEGKIIFDGSDITKLSERGMQKIRKDIQMVFQDPFSSLNPRMRVFDIIAEPLRTHKVAKGKELEQTVYELMETVGLDRSFSGRYPHEFSGGQRQRIGIARALALKPKLIICDEPVSALDVSIQAQILNLLMDLQKRFNLTYIFIAHGIPAVKYISDRIAVMYMGEVVELSSKDELFSHTLHPYTRGLISSVPIPDPTLRERKEQFILEDDLPDQTDLPSGCRFYTRCPFRKEKCKVEKPEFRNVGDEHFVSCHYPIM; translated from the coding sequence ATGACTGTTACCACCAACGATGATACGAAAAAAGAGCATGAAACCCTATTAGAAATTGAAGGGTTAAAAAAATATTTTCCTATTTCTACAGGTTTTTTTGGAAAAACAAAGCAGTATGTAAAAGCAGTGGATGGAATTGATTTAATTGTAAAAAAAGGAGAAACATTAGGGATAGTAGGCGAATCAGGATGTGGAAAATCGACAACTGGAAATACTATTTTACGATTGCTTGAGCCTACAGAGGGAAAAATCATTTTTGACGGATCTGATATTACGAAACTATCAGAACGAGGAATGCAAAAAATAAGAAAAGATATCCAAATGGTATTTCAAGATCCATTTTCCTCACTTAATCCTAGAATGAGAGTATTTGATATTATTGCAGAACCACTTCGAACTCATAAAGTAGCAAAAGGAAAGGAATTAGAGCAAACTGTTTATGAATTAATGGAAACAGTTGGGTTAGACCGATCATTCTCCGGACGATATCCCCATGAATTTAGTGGTGGGCAAAGGCAAAGAATCGGGATTGCTCGTGCACTAGCTTTAAAACCGAAATTAATCATTTGTGATGAGCCTGTTTCAGCTTTAGATGTTTCTATTCAAGCACAAATCTTAAATTTATTAATGGATTTACAAAAAAGATTTAATTTAACCTATATTTTCATCGCACATGGTATTCCGGCAGTTAAATATATAAGTGATCGAATCGCCGTCATGTATATGGGGGAAGTTGTCGAGCTATCATCAAAAGATGAGCTTTTTAGTCATACACTTCATCCATATACTCGTGGCTTAATATCTTCTGTTCCGATCCCTGACCCAACATTAAGAGAGCGTAAGGAACAGTTTATTTTGGAAGATGATCTACCTGATCAAACGGATTTACCAAGTGGTTGCCGATTCTATACAAGATGTCCATTTAGAAAGGAAAAATGTAAAGTAGAAAAACCAGAATTTAGAAATGTTGGGGATGAACATTTTGTATCCTGTCATTACCCAATAATGTAA
- a CDS encoding NAD(P)/FAD-dependent oxidoreductase, with translation MKIIVIGSGIVGASTAYHLARKGAEVIIIDKQHEGQATAAGAGIVCPWISRVDDPDFYTLAKGGACYYPKLVSQLKVDGESNLGYGLVGALAVSTDEDELNVIEQKVRERQSETPEVGEVSRLSAEEARQLFPPLREDLQAVHVTGAARVDGRLLRDALKRGAEKHGAQSYTGVASLEIKNEKVVGAYVNNEFISADFVVIAAGAWAPELLGPLGIDTPVEPQRGQIVHLHLPDQDTSKWPVILPQSSHYLVSFEDSRVVVGATRETGSGFDYRVTAAGLKDVLYEALHVAPGLSEGTLQEVRIGFRPIGKDILPYLGQIPTVKGIVIANGLGASGLTMGPYVGSLAAKLAMGEELEIDITAYNPLRNCLKVN, from the coding sequence ATGAAAATAATTGTTATAGGTTCAGGAATTGTTGGAGCTAGTACAGCTTACCATTTGGCTAGAAAGGGAGCAGAAGTAATTATTATTGATAAACAACATGAAGGTCAAGCGACTGCTGCTGGCGCTGGAATCGTATGTCCATGGATATCCAGGGTTGATGATCCAGATTTTTACACTCTTGCTAAAGGTGGGGCATGCTACTATCCGAAACTTGTTTCCCAACTAAAGGTAGATGGTGAAAGCAATCTTGGATATGGATTAGTAGGAGCTTTAGCTGTTAGTACTGACGAGGATGAATTAAATGTGATCGAACAAAAGGTTAGAGAGCGTCAATCAGAAACACCGGAGGTAGGAGAAGTTAGTCGATTATCTGCCGAAGAAGCACGTCAACTATTTCCTCCTTTAAGAGAAGATCTACAAGCTGTCCATGTCACTGGAGCCGCTAGAGTAGATGGTCGATTACTAAGAGATGCTCTTAAACGAGGAGCAGAGAAACATGGTGCACAGTCTTATACTGGTGTTGCCAGTCTCGAGATTAAAAATGAGAAAGTAGTAGGAGCTTATGTAAATAATGAATTTATTTCGGCTGACTTTGTGGTTATAGCAGCAGGCGCGTGGGCTCCAGAGTTACTTGGGCCACTTGGTATTGATACGCCGGTTGAACCGCAGCGTGGTCAAATTGTTCATTTACATCTTCCAGATCAGGATACATCAAAATGGCCGGTCATCCTACCGCAAAGTAGCCATTATCTTGTCTCATTTGAAGACTCACGGGTAGTCGTTGGTGCAACACGGGAAACTGGCTCCGGATTTGATTATCGTGTAACCGCTGCTGGTTTAAAGGATGTTCTTTATGAAGCACTCCATGTAGCTCCAGGTCTTTCGGAGGGTACTTTACAGGAAGTAAGAATTGGATTTAGACCAATTGGGAAAGATATTCTACCATATTTAGGACAGATTCCGACTGTGAAAGGAATAGTCATTGCTAACGGACTAGGTGCTTCAGGATTAACAATGGGTCCATATGTTGGTTCACTAGCTGCAAAGCTAGCAATGGGAGAAGAGTTGGAAATTGATATTACGGCTTATAATCCTCTTAGAAATTGTTTGAAGGTTAACTAA